From the genome of Streptomyces sp. S4.7:
GCATCGCTCTCGCCCCTTCCTGTCAGCAGAACGCACACCCTACCTCGAAGCTGAGCAAGCGCTTAGGCCTGTCGTGGAACTGCCGTCGCACCGCCGCCGGGCGGTGGGGCCGGGCCCGGCGCCGGGACCACGGCCATACGATGTGCGCCATGGCCCGACCCCGCAAGCCGCTCCTCAGCAGAGACCGCATCGTCGCGACCGCGGGCGCGCTCGTGGACGCCGAGGGGCTCGGCGCCGTCTCCACCCGCCGGCTGGCGGCGGAACTGGGGGTCAGCGGGCCCTCCCTCTACAACCACTTCCGCAACAAGGACGAGATCCTGGACGCCGTCGCGGACTCCGTCAGCGCGCAGGTCGATCTGTCGATGTTCGACGAGGACGACGTACGGGACTGGCGCACCGCGCTGCACGACTACGCCGTGTCCTACCGCGCCGCGCTCACCGCCCACCCGCACATCGTGCCCGTGCTCGCCCAGGGACCGGGCCGCCGCCCGGCAGGGCTCCGGGTGGCCGACGCGGTCTTCGGCGCGATGGTCAGGGCGGGGTGGCCGCCGGCCCAGGCGACCCATATCGGGGCGCTGATGCGGTACTTCATCACGGGCTCGGCGCTCGGTTCGTTCGCCCGCGGCTTCGTGGACGACGAGACGGCGTACGACCCCGCCGACTACCCGCACCTCGGCCAGGCCCATCTGCTGGCCGAGCGGCAGCAGCGGGTGGACGAGGGGGCCTTCGAGACGGGACTCAGGGCGCTGATCGACGGGCTCGGCGGTCAGTACGAGACAGTTCGGGCAGCTCCGAAGAGTTCTTGAGGCACCCTGGAGGCATGCCGCAGACC
Proteins encoded in this window:
- a CDS encoding TetR/AcrR family transcriptional regulator — encoded protein: MARPRKPLLSRDRIVATAGALVDAEGLGAVSTRRLAAELGVSGPSLYNHFRNKDEILDAVADSVSAQVDLSMFDEDDVRDWRTALHDYAVSYRAALTAHPHIVPVLAQGPGRRPAGLRVADAVFGAMVRAGWPPAQATHIGALMRYFITGSALGSFARGFVDDETAYDPADYPHLGQAHLLAERQQRVDEGAFETGLRALIDGLGGQYETVRAAPKSS